CCATTGAAATAACTTCTCTTAATGTATTCAAGGTCGGCCTGCCCAATATGGCATTGTAGGATGATTGCAGCTTTACCACAATGAACTTGGCGATAATCGTTCTAGTTACTGGTGCCTTCCCAAAGGTTACATGCAATTTCATGTATCCTATTAAAGATATGTGATGACCAGAGAAAACTATAAGATCCTCATTATAGGGGAGCCACTTCAATTGTGGGATTCTGAGATTCCTAAAGAAATCATAAAACATTATATATGCAGAGCTGCTTATGTCGACTAGTAATCCATATACCTCCTTGTTGTTTACATAAGTCTTAACTAGTAGGGGATCATCAGGATTTGAAATGATTGACATGTCCAcgtctttattataaaaaatcaatggTGAAAGCCTTCTTTTAACTGactcataatttcttttaaccTATGTCAAGACTTCTCTCACATGTCATTTCCTAGCATTGTTTGAGGGACCTTCCCCTGCGAACCCTCTCACTATGACATATATCACCTTGGCTCTCACTGAAGGGAATTTGGTCTTCTCTTAGGAGAATCCAACTTATGCTTTAACTCGAATCCATCATGATGCATATGATTGTCCACTTCTTTCTCTGGTGGCCTATGTCAGTACCTCAAAGATCATTTTCTGGAACATCCTCTTCTTTGGTGCCAATTAGGACTTCTTGACCTTTCTCGTGCTCATCATGAAGTGGCCAATCATATCAAGGTATGAAGTTACCTCCCTGACCTTGCACATATATGTCCAATTTTCCCCAACGAATAAGGATTTAAATAGCATTTTTCAATTGAAAGCAATCGTCAGTGTCATGTCTAGTTGCTCGATGATAGCGGTAGTATTTTGATCGGATTTTTCCACCATTTTCGGTTCTTAACGGCTTAGGAAGTGTACTTGTTGTACTTTGAGCTAACTTTGTAAGTCAGTTTGTTATTTGAGTTAGactatttgtcatttttttccttgtacTGCACCATTTTGTGTAATctgattttcttccatttttagttttctggcttctaaaatattttcattgataatgtacttttttaccttttttaagaACTCCTCCAAGGTGATAGGAGGCTTTTTTGAAATggatatgaagaaaaaagatcCTTCCCTCACACCATCCTTAGCCAACATCAATATGACTCCTGGATATAGGTTGTCCACAACTCTCGCTTCTTTATTGAATCACGAGATGTAACCTCTGAGTGGTTCCTCAGGTCCTTGCCAGATTAGATTTAGGTCAGCCTCTGACTTTGGTCTTTCTTTACTAGTTGCAAAGGAACACCTAAATTTCTCCCTTAAATCTAGTCACCAATCAATGGATCTCGaatgaagagattgaaaccaCTTCAGCTCCATAGATTTCAGCGACAGCTAGAACACACAACATTTTATCGAGGTTGAAACTCCTTTGTACGACTACACCAACTCAAACAACGACAAATGATCATTCAGACCGGATGATCTATCATATAGTTCCATTGCTGGAAGTTGTCGCAACAGTTTTGGGACCTTAAGCTCcaccaagcatttagaaaacaaCATGTTGAAAGGAATAACCTCGTTAGAACCCACCTCTTCCACctcaagatccactatccatgatgatattaattggaaattttctctttcaagattttggtgaaatttatgatttcaatTTGCTCAGCTTGTTCTCCATACGCTTTTTCTTCACCAACGAGTCTCCCTTGTCTTCCACTGCCTTCGAATGTTAGTTTTGTGCATCATCCTTTTATGTTTGTAGATCTGTGTTCAATTTTGATGTTCTTCAagcatttatttttgttgttttagcaTCTTTACAAGCTCAGCTAATTGCGCGCACGCGAACTCTACGTTCTCCTCCATCTTTGGAGAGGCCATGGCTTCTGTCACAAGTGAAGAATGCGTTATTGTCGCTGAAGCTTTTCTGGTTTGTGTGCTCACCATAACAAAGATCCACGAACTATGGATCCTTTCATCCTAGAGAATCAACGATCCCCATAGATGGCACCATTGTTATGGTGTAGGACACAAAATGTGATTTGGATCGTGCAACGTGAAATAGACTGAGAGAATTAGAGagaatttagagagagagatcGATCTTTGAAGTCTCATAGTATTGTGTTTTGTTATATGTGTCCTCCTCTGGTGTGATTACAGAGTGTCTATTTATAGTGTTTCCTTACATGGCACTATCGGCTAGTGGCTTATTACAAATATTTGTGTTAGATATCATATTCTGAAGGTTACGTTGGACTTACCCTCCGTTGGTTGTTACTAAGATGCTTCTTGCTTCAACCAGCTGTTCAGATTTGTACCCGACTTATTGCCTTTAAGTTGTTCATCATGTATTAGGttgcatgccatgtgtttgtGACATGTGAAGTTGATATTTACCTCGGAACAATTGCTCCTAAGTCAATATTGTCTCAGAAAGACAATGTTGGCTTATCGAGTATGAAGTTAATATTTTTCCCAAAATAGTTGCCCCTGAGTTGATATTGTCTCAAAGAGGCAATATCAACTTATCAAGTATGAAGTTGATATTCACCCCAAAACAAGAAGTAACATTAAAAGGAAGCAACTTAAACTTAGGAACTGTATCTTAGTCAATTCCACTACTAGAGTAGGCTAATTTGTATGTACCTAGAAAGCAAAGCAATCTCAGGTTCATTTATATAAAGTATTGCAGCACTTCATTTAGTATCACTTACTCTTAATGAAGTCCAAACTCGGAAATCTTTAATGTAAAATCTGATTCTACGTactttggttttcttttttatgaattgcTTTTTCACCACGAATGTATTCAGACTTCAAATATTAGCAAAGAAAGATGCCTCCCGTATTCCTTATTGAGTGCTTTTTCACTTCGAATTCTATAGTATTCATTCCAAACTTGAAACAATAGCAAAGCTAAACGCATCTAGTACTAGTAGTCTAGTACTCTTTGGTTAACTTAAGAATAAGATATATAATGTAGCGTGAAAGTACTTTcagtttgttttctttcttctttctgcaTTTTGAATTCTATTTACTCCCTAGTAACTATATTTAAGATAAGGCAATTGCTATATTCCTGAATTTCTgatttcaacattcaaattttaaagtatGAGCAGAGCTCAGTGATTCTTACACTTCTTATTTTgactatatattaaataaactgTAACGTGAAATGTTTTCATGAACCCTGAACTTCACTTATCTAGAACACGTAAAAATACCCACCAATCCTTCAATAGTATAATTGCACAACATGACTGATACACAACACCTCAGCCTAAAGTTTGACCAACTAgagaaagcaaagcaaattgcacAAAATTCAGCCCCAAAGATACAAAGGGTAGCACATCATCTGCGAGATCGAAAACATTTTGCCAAGCATTACTTACCCAGGTTGGTGTCAATTGGTCCAATCCATCATGGTGCAGAGAAACTGCAGCTGGGAGAAAAATACAAGGTTATGTGGGCAGCAATGTACCTCGAACGCACCAAACAAGATGCACAAACTCTGTACCAAAAGATTGCATCAAATATTGAACAACTGAAGGAACTGTTTTCTGAGGATGTTGTTAGAGACTTCCCTGATGATGAAAAGCTCTCGTGGTCGTGGATGCTATTTGTGGATGGATGTTCTCTGCTACAAATCTTGGAGAAGGGAAAACTTCATTATCCAAAAGAAATGAATGTAAAGGTTGATCAACTGGCTCTTGTGTGGCAGGATGTGCTCTTGTTAGAGAACCAGCTTCCCTATCAAGTGCTTAAACTGTTGTCAGACCACGGGAATGATGCAAAGCTAGTAAAGAGCATGAATGAGTTTCTTAAGTGCCATCATTTGTCACCAGTTAGACAGGAGCAAAAAGCTAAGAAACAGGACATGGGCAATTTTAAAAGCAAGGATGAAGATAGGTATACCTCATTTAATGCTTAAATATAATCTTGTTCTTTATGAGCATACCATACGTACTTTCAGTCTTAATTCCTTAATAATTTGAGTtttagtttgtgtttttttatcttgttaaaaaacaaacactttAATTCTACACATTACCATAGTTTCATTACATGTTGATGTGTCACAATAAgctgaaaattattttacacatatTTATGAATATAACACATCAATAAAAAACTAACAACCAAGACAAAGATACTTTCTAATCATATGTCACATTTTAATTTGAACATAGAAAAGGAGACATGAAGCATGATGAATGATGATATCAATCGATTTACGAAAACAACATAAAACAAATGCTTGTTTCTACAGAATTAacaattttgataatatatatatatatatatatatatatatatatatatatatatatatatatatatgattttaagtAGAATTCAGTCGGTATGATTATACTTTGAACATGTTATATTTTTAGAGCATTGACTGAAGAAGAGTACAGAAGCGTTTGTGTAAAGAACGAAGACACCCTAAAAGGAGAACATAGAATAGAAATAACCCAGGAATCACCTATTCATCTTCTTGATCAGCTTCGCAGATATGTCCTTGATGACCCACATGAGAAAAAGGACACAGGAAGggacaaaaggaagaagaatacAAATGAAGACTTGGACATGATAACATACAGGAACAAGAAAAGGGAGAACAGCACAAATGAAGACTTGGATATGACAACATACAGGAACAAGAAAAAGGAGCAGAACACAAATGAAGACTTGGACATGACAACATACAGGAACATACAAGAGCTGAGAGCAGCAGGGATTAAACTTAAGAGAGAAAAGTCACGCAGGCTCAGAGACGTGTCTTTCTCTTATCGCTGGATGTGTTTGTGCGCGGAACTGATGCTTCCTGAGATCACAGTTGATGACACAACAGCTCCTACATTTCTCAACTTGATAGCATATGAGATGTGTCCTGATTTTGGCAACAACTTCGAGATTTGTTCCTTCGTGGCCTTCATGGACTCGCTTATCGACCATCCTGAGGATGTGAAGGAGCTGAGAGCAGCAAAGGTTCTGCACAATGCCCTTGGGAGTGATGAGGAAGTGGCAAAGCTCTTCAACACCATAAGCACTGACTTGGTGCCCGACACGGAGAGTTATTCGCATGTTAGATGCCAAATTGAGAAGCATTATAGGAGCAAATACAGGACATGGATAGCTCTTGGTTATCATACGTACTTTAGTAACCCTTGGGCAATCATTGCTTTCCATGCTGCTCTTGTTGCTCTAGTTCTCACTTTCATCCAAACTTGGCTTGCTATTCACCCTGTTGGCTAGTTCACTCACCAGTCACCATGTCAACCAGATTGAAATTACTTGTCTTTGCTTTCATTTTCTGTAGACAAAATTTAGATGCAGTTCTTAAATACTTTTGgtgttttttaatcaaaattgggAGTTTTACCACATAATAAAGGTTTGCAATAGAAGTGCATCTAAATTTTATCTATCTTCTATTCACTTCtctatttgttttgtaattaaaattaacaacattaaaaaaatcattctttttTTCCTGAGTAGTATTTTGTTGGGGCATTAAAGAAAAAGT
This genomic interval from Glycine max cultivar Williams 82 chromosome 5, Glycine_max_v4.0, whole genome shotgun sequence contains the following:
- the LOC100820225 gene encoding UPF0481 protein At3g47200; this translates as MTDTQHLSLKFDQLEKAKQIAQNSAPKIQRVAHHLRDRKHFAKHYLPRLVSIGPIHHGAEKLQLGEKYKVMWAAMYLERTKQDAQTLYQKIASNIEQLKELFSEDVVRDFPDDEKLSWSWMLFVDGCSLLQILEKGKLHYPKEMNVKVDQLALVWQDVLLLENQLPYQVLKLLSDHGNDAKLVKSMNEFLKCHHLSPVRQEQKAKKQDMGNFKSKDEDRALTEEEYRSVCVKNEDTLKGEHRIEITQESPIHLLDQLRRYVLDDPHEKKDTGRDKRKKNTNEDLDMITYRNKKRENSTNEDLDMTTYRNKKKEQNTNEDLDMTTYRNIQELRAAGIKLKREKSRRLRDVSFSYRWMCLCAELMLPEITVDDTTAPTFLNLIAYEMCPDFGNNFEICSFVAFMDSLIDHPEDVKELRAAKVLHNALGSDEEVAKLFNTISTDLVPDTESYSHVRCQIEKHYRSKYRTWIALGYHTYFSNPWAIIAFHAALVALVLTFIQTWLAIHPVG